In one Nicotiana tomentosiformis chromosome 6, ASM39032v3, whole genome shotgun sequence genomic region, the following are encoded:
- the LOC104119941 gene encoding zinc finger protein SHOOT GRAVITROPISM 5-like, with protein sequence MLSINNPNSSSDPFTSSENGNNCDRRKRRPAGTPDPDAEVVSLSPKTLLESDQYVCEICNQGFQRDQNLQMHRRRHKVPWKLLKRETPIVRKRVFVCPEPTCLHHDPCHALGDLVGIKKHFRRKHSNHKQWICDKCSKGYAVQSDYKAHLKTCGTRGHSCDCGRVFSRVESFIEHQDACSFSRLRSDSKFLQPTACLSRTASSPTPSSDTNLTTVPWPSFLISNKPKTLTSSKIFLKNDVKQHNLELQLLTTTTTTSSSSPFDVSVSSKPNDGHSTHLQLSIGSSDFNEKNDSENDTHKSRNIPNLDAALTLKDEARERLRQATAEKAYAEETRKQAKRQIELAEQEFANAKRIRRQAQGELEKAQALKEQAIRQINSTLSQITCHACKQQFQTKSIATTSIVPSYDMGLSHISSGLTEHEM encoded by the exons ATGTTAAGCATTAATAACCCAAATTCCTCTTCCGACCCTTTCACTTCCTCAGAGAATGGAAATAATTGTGATAGAAGAAAAAGAAGGCCAGCAGGAACCCCAG ATCCAGATGCAGAAGTGGTATCCCTATCACCAAAAACGTTATTGGAATCAGATCAATACGTATGTGAGATCTGTAACCAAGGATTTCAAAGGGACCAAAATTTACAGATGCATAGGAGAAGGCATAAAGTACCATGGAAATTGCTCAAAAGAGAAACCCCAATAGTTCGAAAGAGAGTTTTTGTGTGTCCAGAACCAACTTGTCTACATCATGACCCTTGTCATGCTCTTGGTGATCTTGTTGGTATTAAGAAACACTTCAGAAGGAAACACAGTAATCACAAGCAATGGATTTGTGACAAATGCTCCAAAGGCTATGCAGTTCAGTCCGATTACAAAGCACATCTCAAAACCTGTGGCACTCGTGGCCATTCTTGCGATTGTGGCCGCGTCTTCTCAAG GGTGGAGAGCTTCATAGAGCACCAAGATGCCTGTAGCTTCAGCAGACTCCGATCAGATTCAAAATTTTTACAGCCAACAGCTTGCCTTTCTCGGACAGCTTCTAGTCCCACCCCCTCAAGTGACACTAATCTCACTACAGTTCCATGGCCTAGTTTCCTTATATCCAATAAGCCAAAAACTTTGACTAGTTCcaaaatatttctcaagaatgACGTAAAGCAACACAATTTGGAGCTCCAGCTCttgactactactactactacatcTTCATCTAGCCCCTTTGATGTCTCTGTATCATCTAAACCGAACGATGGTCACTCCACTCATCTTCAACTCTCCATTGGTTCATCCGATTTCAATGAGAAAAATGACTCAGAAAATGACACGCACAAATCGAGAAATATTCCAAATTTGGATGCTGCATTGACGCTTAAAGACGAAGCGCGAGAGCGGTTGAGGCAGGCCACGGCTGAAAAGGCATATGCCGAAGAAACAAGAAAGCAAGCCAAGAGACAAATTGAATTGGCCGAGCAAGAATTCGCCAATGCCAAGAGGATTAGACGACAAGCACAAGGGGAATTAGAAAAGGCTCAAGCTTTGAAGGAGCAAGCAATCAGGCAAATTAATTCTACTCTTTCACAAATCACTTGTCATGCTTGCAAACAGCAGTTCCAAACTAAAAGTATAGCAACAACAAGTATAGTTCCTTCTTATGATATGGGGTTGAGCCACATTTCTTCAGGTTTAACAGAACACGAGATGTAA